In Dysidea avara chromosome 6, odDysAvar1.4, whole genome shotgun sequence, the genomic stretch GGAGAATCAGGATTCCTATAAAATTATAACATTCTGATATAACCAAATGCAATGTCCTATATTCCTAGCTTATGTGATACTTGGTGCTCAGTAGACTGGATCAGCCTTGTGATTGTCCCAATGAAATTTAAGTGTTGTCTGTGGCTATTGTGTTGTTATTCTCCTTAttgtgttgactgttctattagagtgttttactaCAATTTGCAGGTATGAGTTAATGTGTAACTCAGTCCAAGACTGGAGAAATTAGAAAGATACCATGTGATGTTGAGGCTGACCATTAATATCAGTATAGGGACAACACTCACAGTCTCCTTCACAATCATTATTTCTATTTGGAAGAGTGTcatgtactgactgttctattagagtgttttattagTTTTTGCTATATTACATGTACTAAGCCCTTAAAGCATATCCTGGAGTCCTGAAGTTAACTCAGTCCAGTGTGTATAAGAAGTTGAATGAATGTCATAGATAATTGTTTACGTGCTCATCAAaggcataatgctcaatttatGAGCATACAATTATAATAATAGCCTCATGCTCTAGACATACTTGTACATAAACAGTTGCCCATATCAGTTCAGGTAGTTTAAAGCCACAACAaaacatgtacacattacaCTAGTGTTATCGTCAGGTGAATATGGTCCATGTTATGCTAAATTAGTTATGAGAATTCTGATTACAGTGGAGCCAAATCCCTTGAGACCAGGGGTGGTACaaaagtctgaaaagtccatatctcttaAACTCTACCTTAAAATAgcttttcaaaattttcattattatcaactaccctaatagaacatttactACTCTAgaagagcagtcatttctgtagttcggtTACTGAGAATCCGGAAAAGGATAACTGTGGTTCCATGCACTGTACTGATATTCCACCATTTAtagtaggcctgcatcaaaatatgctagcataataagtGGATAATTTATGGAGATTAATTCCAAAATATTGATACTTCCTAATGGAGCCTTCAGTTGAAACTGCAATAGAGGTCTCAAATGCAACAGCTCCCAGTCCCAGATATACtctctaaaagaacagtcactttgtagtgaaatactctaatagagcattcaatgattacaataatgttccaagataattttAAGAAATGTTGGGGaaataatgggaacactgaagagtacaATAAGTGGAAAAGGGAAATTACATTTTAGGCAAttaaaattttgaacataattcTCTTGGCCAATTATGCCAATTACTGGATTAGACCATTTACATTGAACGTGAGTGTTCTGTTCTTATAGCTCAAGATCAGTTGCTTGAGTGTCTCATTTCAATGTGCACGTGCAcgtgactgctttgttagaatAGTATAATTGTGTGACTGTAGTCACAGATTTTCTTACTATATATCTGACTTcaatgaaataattatttttataattccTTGCTATGGTATTAATCAGTACAAGGATATAATAAACAATAACAAGACATTTAGACACTTTAAGGTTATCATCACAATCTGTCACCTCTCTGATCCTCCCCATAATTGTATGTAAGAAATGTAAAACAATCACCGAACATGTACACACTTTAATAATTAATGTAAAAGATAAAATTAAATAACAACAGTTAAAATCTGTTCACAAGCTTTGTGCAGAGGAGAACACACAATATAATATCATGTGAACCAACAAAGTTTTCAATTTAGTTTGGTCATCCATACATTCTTTGTGTGATCAGATGTTGTCCTGGAAACAATCATAACATTTGATGAAGTGAATTATTACTACATACCTGTAACTTAGTACTAGTGTTTCCATGGTGATCATCTGTTGTCCTAGTAACATCCTCTTGATATAATGACAACCATCACAACAGCACACTACTGTACAACGATATACACACCTCTTGTAGAATGATCATCTTCACTTTTATTATTCCTCtcctgttaccatagtaacaaaTAATAGATTACACAATATCATCTCCTACCACTTGTCTCTTCCTCTCTTCCAGAATGGTCAACAATTGTTTGACTTGATCATCACTATCATGATCACTATCAACACTCACAAACTGGCATACTGTATTATCCACAGCTGCTTGTAGGACTACACAACTACCTGTAGTGATCACAATGGTACACAAAGGTATGGGACATATCATACAAATAATAAACACTGTTTTACATAACATGAAACACTTCACTATCATCTAAACCACATACAAATCTTACAACTACACTACCTTCCACTGATAAGCCACAGCTATATATCCAGAGTGTAGTCAGAGTATGATTCCATCGAAGACCTTGTGATATTACAACTGCTCCTTCATCTTGTATCTTATTCCCCCAAATGTTCAGAAATGTGATTGTCTTATTTTCCATCAATAGTGTCTTGATACAAATGGCACCTGTAGTGATCATAATGCCAAACATTGCCACAATCATTTTTTTCATTTCACTACACAACTAGTACACAATACAAGATGTGTAGTATTACAGAACAAGTGGTACTCACATCACAAAACCACACCCTCTCAAAACAAGCAAATTAATTGAATGACTAGTACACAAACTGATTAGAGAGAAATTGAACATTGTAaacacttgtatggctttgacATTTAATATACTTTATTCAGTAAGTGTACAAAAACTATTACAATCTATACACAAAACATTTTGTAATCTACAAAACCACACAGCTAGTTACATGTAGCATTTACCTTCCACTGATATCCCACACCAATTCATCCTGAGCTTAGTGAGATTAGTATTGTTATGAAGTACTTCACATACAGCAGACACTCCTTGATTACCAATCTGATTATCACCAATGTTTAATATTTCTAATTTCTTATTTTCCATCAATAGTGTCTTGATACAAATGACACCTGTAGTgatcataattattacaataataatacaagTCAGTACCTCTGGTATATCATGAAACATGAGTTAATAAAATTGGTAGGTAAGTCAAGTTACACAACTATTTTTTTAcagatacaaaattaatgtcaaatATTTTACTACACAACTAGTACACAATACAAGATGTGTAGTATTACAGAACAAGTGGTACTCACATCACAAAACCACACCCTCTCAAAACAAACAAATTAATTGAATGACTAGTACACAAACTGATTAGAGAGAAATTGAACATTGTAaacacttgtatggctttgacATTTAATATACTTTATTCAGTAAGTGTACAAAAACTATTACAATCTATACACAAAACATTTTGTAATCAACAAAACCACATAGCtagttacatgtacatgtagtttttttttgtttttttttaccttCCACTGATATCCCACACCAATTCATACTGAGCTTAGTGAGATTAGTATTGTTATGAAGTCCTTCACATACAGCAGACACACCCTCACTGCCAATCTGATTACGGCCAATGTTTAATATTTCTAATTTCTTATTTCCCATCAATAGTGTCTTGATACAAATGACACCTGTAGTgatcataattattacaataataatacaagTCAGTGCCTCTGGTATATCATGAAACATCAGTTAATAAAATTGGTAGGTAAGTCAAGTTACACAACTATTTTTTAcagatacaaaattaatgtcaaatATTTTACTACACAACTAGTACACAATACAAGATGTGTAGTATTACAGAACAAGTGGTACTCACATCACAAAACCACACCCTCTCAAAACAAGCAAATTAATTGAATGACTAGTACACAAACTGATTAGAGAGAAATTGAACATTGTAaacacttgtatggctttgacATTTAATATACTTTATTCAGTAAGTGTACAAAAACTATTACAATCTATACACAAAACATTTTGTAATCAACAAAACCACACAGCTAGTTACATGTAGTATTTACCTTCCACTGATATCCCACACCCATCCATCCTGAGCTTAGTGAGATTAGTATTGTTATGAAGTACTTCACATACAGCAGACACTCCCTGATTACCAATCTGATTATCACCAATGTTTAATATTTCTAATTTCTTATTTTCCATCAATAGTGTCTTGATACAAATGACACCTGTAGTGATCATAACAGTAGacaatttttcaataatacaatattatcaCAAGTTGATGACAAAGCCATATGGTGAGTCATTAGTGACCTTTTGAACAACAAATAATTAACAAATCAATCATCTGGTTATGTACTAATACAACTATCACACTATAACACCATGTAGCTAGTACCTTTAACTGATAAGCCACAATCCCATATATGGAGCTCAGTCAAACTGTTACTGTTAGGTAGTTCCTTACAAAGCAATTCCACTCCAATGTCTCCTATTTCATTCCCAGTAACATTTAATACTCTTAATGAGGGACTACCTGTGATCATAACAGTATTATAAACAACATCCATTAACATGGGGCTTACTTCTCATGATCTTTACTAAGTGTATCACCCCAGCACTAGTGAGATTATTCCATCCAAGGTACAATTCTTGTAGGTGAATAGCTTTCTTCTCACAACATTGTGCCAGTCTTGATACTCCTTTATATCCAATGTCACACAACCACATGTTTAATACTACAATGGGATAATGACATATTGTGTGTGATACACATCTTATGTCATGAGGGTATAGAGTAGTCCTGTACAAAATCAGTTTCAATGGTGGTATTCCTTCAAATGGAAGATGTTCATTTTCACAGAGACATCTGACTGCTACTACCACATGATCATTGTTAGCACCAATCTCATCACTACCTGATGACAGTTGGGATAGAATGAACTTGAGATTCTCTTGTGATTTCAGTCCAGTCAAGCCACACAGCAAAGTTGCAATGTTAGGAagaatattaaaatttttttgcaaTATGTGGTATTGTTCTTCCTGTGACAAAGCTACACAAATATACAGTGCACATAAAAATTCTTGCACTGTTAAATGCACAAAATTATATGTGACAGAATCTCGAGTTAACTGGTAAATGGTTGCAACCTGTAGCAAACCCTGTCCATCAAACTCTTTGGTTAACTCAATACCTGATCCTACAAGATCTTCTTCAGTAAATATTATTTTGGGCTCCTTCACTACCTGTACCTTTCTGCGGTGACTTTCCTCTCTAACAAGGCACCAGTCAAAGAAGGAATGATAAGCTAACTTACATAACAGTAACAACATCTCAGTCATTTCCTTGGGCAAGTCTGGTAgaatattatgtaatttttCTTCAGCAGTAGTTGCTTTCGCTGGAGAGATCACTTTCTTCTCAATGCTCTTCTTCTTCTCCCTACACAGGATCATCACTATGAACAATTTGTATAGTTCAGTTAAAGTTGATGGAAGACTCTTCTGTCTGTATTGGAAAATTTGTGTAACCATTACAAGAGACATCGGAACGTAACACAGATCATAAATATGAGAATAGTTATCCAACTGTTGTAGGAATGTCTCAACTGATTGAACATCATCAGAAAACATTTTTGTGACAAATTCTTTTATTTGATCTTCTCCAAACCCTACCACTTCGATAGTTCTGTTAGTAACTAGTTCTTGGCATGCATGTGGTCTTGAAGTGATCAGTATTGTAGCTTTTACCAGTACAGTAAACCCTATTAGCCGTGTTAAAAATGGATCATTCCTGACATGACCAACTGAGACTTCATCTAATCCATCAAGAATGATCAAGCACTTTGAACCTTTTGATTTTTTCAATAACTGGTAGGCTTCTTCTCCGATGTGTTCTATGATCACTTCTTCCAGTGGTCTCTGTTGGACTGTTCTCAACAATATCAGGATTACAACTTTGAAATTGTCTGTTAAAAATCCATCTCTGGCCCACCTCACACAGATCTCATTGACAAGGGT encodes the following:
- the LOC136258911 gene encoding NACHT, LRR and PYD domains-containing protein 1-like isoform X4 translates to MAGNESLKKQREVFTNNRAFLVDYLDADDIIDELIQEKIIGKNAAQRIQLQTASREEKNRIIVEQLTNSGPGTLENFCEILRNTGRLAFVAEELEKGVTSAENTKQSTIMDDAIDGLRTRYLGQLPTAKTDWPKHQVTEYLRLALVEKEEVTLMDDHTNKVTQLTLRGGVDKILKMKQPLGDLRDIFYYQNKPCPRLILIMGGPGIGKTTLVNEICVRWARDGFLTDNFKVVILILLRTVQQRPLEEVIIEHIGEEAYQLLKKSKGSKCLIILDGLDEVSVGHVRNDPFLTRLIGFTVLVKATILITSRPHACQELVTNRTIEVVGFGEDQIKEFVTKMFSDDVQSVETFLQQLDNYSHIYDLCYVPMSLVMVTQIFQYRQKSLPSTLTELYKLFIVMILCREKKKSIEKKVISPAKATTAEEKLHNILPDLPKEMTEMLLLLCKLAYHSFFDWCLVREESHRRKVQVVKEPKIIFTEEDLVGSGIELTKEFDGQGLLQVATIYQLTRDSVTYNFVHLTVQEFLCALYICVALSQEEQYHILQKNFNILPNIATLLCGLTGLKSQENLKFILSQLSSGSDEIGANNDHVVVAVRCLCENEHLPFEGIPPLKLILYRTTLYPHDIRCVSHTICHYPIVVLNMWLCDIGYKGVSRLAQCCEKKAIHLQELYLGWNNLTSAGVIHLVKIMRSSPSLRVLNVTGNEIGDIGVELLCKELPNSNSLTELHIWDCGLSVKGVICIKTLLMENKKLEILNIGDNQIGNQGVSAVCEVLHNNTNLTKLRMDGCGISVEGAICIKTLLMENKTITFLNIWGNKIQDEGAVVISQGLRWNHTLTTLWIYSCGLSVEGSCVVLQAAVDNTVCQFVSVDSDHDSDDQVKQLLTILEERKRQVEERNNKSEDDHSTRDQEDVTRTTDDHHGNTSTKLQDNI
- the LOC136258911 gene encoding NACHT, LRR and PYD domains-containing protein 3-like isoform X3, with the protein product MAGNESLKKQREVFTNNRAFLVDYLDADDIIDELIQEKIIGKNAAQRIQLQTASREEKNRIIVEQLTNSGPGTLENFCEILRNTGRLAFVAEELEKGVTSAENTKQSTIMDDAIDGLRTRYLGQLPTAKTDWPKHQVTEYLRLALVEKEEVTLMDDHTNKVTQLTLRGGVDKILKMKQPLGDLRDIFYYQNKPCPRLILIMGGPGIGKTTLVNEICVRWARDGFLTDNFKVVILILLRTVQQRPLEEVIIEHIGEEAYQLLKKSKGSKCLIILDGLDEVSVGHVRNDPFLTRLIGFTVLVKATILITSRPHACQELVTNRTIEVVGFGEDQIKEFVTKMFSDDVQSVETFLQQLDNYSHIYDLCYVPMSLVMVTQIFQYRQKSLPSTLTELYKLFIVMILCREKKKSIEKKVISPAKATTAEEKLHNILPDLPKEMTEMLLLLCKLAYHSFFDWCLVREESHRRKVQVVKEPKIIFTEEDLVGSGIELTKEFDGQGLLQVATIYQLTRDSVTYNFVHLTVQEFLCALYICVALSQEEQYHILQKNFNILPNIATLLCGLTGLKSQENLKFILSQLSSGSDEIGANNDHVVVAVRCLCENEHLPFEGIPPLKLILYRTTLYPHDIRCVSHTICHYPIVVLNMWLCDIGYKGVSRLAQCCEKKAIHLQELYLGWNNLTSAGVIHLVKIMRSSPSLRVLNVTGNEIGDIGVELLCKELPNSNSLTELHIWDCGLSVKGVICIKTLLMENKKLEILNIGDNQIGNQGVSAVCEVLHNNTNLTKLRMDGCGISVEGVICIKTLLMENKKLEILNIGDNQIGNQGVSAVCEVLHNNTNLTKLRMNWCGISVEGAICIKTLLMENKTITFLNIWGNKIQDEGAVVISQGLRWNHTLTTLWIYSCGLSVEGSCVVLQAAVDNTVCQFVSVDSDHDSDDQVKQLLTILEERKRQVEERNNKSEDDHSTRDQEDVTRTTDDHHGNTSTKLQDNI
- the LOC136258911 gene encoding protein NLRC3-like isoform X2; the encoded protein is MAGNESLKKQREVFTNNRAFLVDYLDADDIIDELIQEKIIGKNAAQRIQLQTASREEKNRIIVEQLTNSGPGTLENFCEILRNTGRLAFVAEELEKGVTSAENTKQSTIMDDAIDGLRTRYLGQLPTAKTDWPKHQVTEYLRLALVEKEEVTLMDDHTNKVTQLTLRGGVDKILKMKQPLGDLRDIFYYQNKPCPRLILIMGGPGIGKTTLVNEICVRWARDGFLTDNFKVVILILLRTVQQRPLEEVIIEHIGEEAYQLLKKSKGSKCLIILDGLDEVSVGHVRNDPFLTRLIGFTVLVKATILITSRPHACQELVTNRTIEVVGFGEDQIKEFVTKMFSDDVQSVETFLQQLDNYSHIYDLCYVPMSLVMVTQIFQYRQKSLPSTLTELYKLFIVMILCREKKKSIEKKVISPAKATTAEEKLHNILPDLPKEMTEMLLLLCKLAYHSFFDWCLVREESHRRKVQVVKEPKIIFTEEDLVGSGIELTKEFDGQGLLQVATIYQLTRDSVTYNFVHLTVQEFLCALYICVALSQEEQYHILQKNFNILPNIATLLCGLTGLKSQENLKFILSQLSSGSDEIGANNDHVVVAVRCLCENEHLPFEGIPPLKLILYRTTLYPHDIRCVSHTICHYPIVVLNMWLCDIGYKGVSRLAQCCEKKAIHLQELYLGWNNLTSAGVIHLVKIMRSSPSLRVLNVTGNEIGDIGVELLCKELPNSNSLTELHIWDCGLSVKGVICIKTLLMENKKLEILNIGDNQIGNQGVSAVCEVLHNNTNLTKLRMDGCGISVEGVICIKTLLMGNKKLEILNIGRNQIGSEGVSAVCEGLHNNTNLTKLSMNWCGISVEGVICIKTLLMENKKLEILNIGDNQIGNQGVSAVCEVLHNNTNLTKLRMNWCGISVEGAICIKTLLMENKTITFLNIWGNKIQDEGAVVISQGLRWNHTLTTLWIYSCGLSVEGSCVVLQAAVDNTVCQFVSVDSDHDSDDQVKQLLTILEERKRQVERNNKSEDDHSTREDVTRTTDDHHGNTSTKLQDNI
- the LOC136258911 gene encoding protein NLRC3-like isoform X1 is translated as MAGNESLKKQREVFTNNRAFLVDYLDADDIIDELIQEKIIGKNAAQRIQLQTASREEKNRIIVEQLTNSGPGTLENFCEILRNTGRLAFVAEELEKGVTSAENTKQSTIMDDAIDGLRTRYLGQLPTAKTDWPKHQVTEYLRLALVEKEEVTLMDDHTNKVTQLTLRGGVDKILKMKQPLGDLRDIFYYQNKPCPRLILIMGGPGIGKTTLVNEICVRWARDGFLTDNFKVVILILLRTVQQRPLEEVIIEHIGEEAYQLLKKSKGSKCLIILDGLDEVSVGHVRNDPFLTRLIGFTVLVKATILITSRPHACQELVTNRTIEVVGFGEDQIKEFVTKMFSDDVQSVETFLQQLDNYSHIYDLCYVPMSLVMVTQIFQYRQKSLPSTLTELYKLFIVMILCREKKKSIEKKVISPAKATTAEEKLHNILPDLPKEMTEMLLLLCKLAYHSFFDWCLVREESHRRKVQVVKEPKIIFTEEDLVGSGIELTKEFDGQGLLQVATIYQLTRDSVTYNFVHLTVQEFLCALYICVALSQEEQYHILQKNFNILPNIATLLCGLTGLKSQENLKFILSQLSSGSDEIGANNDHVVVAVRCLCENEHLPFEGIPPLKLILYRTTLYPHDIRCVSHTICHYPIVVLNMWLCDIGYKGVSRLAQCCEKKAIHLQELYLGWNNLTSAGVIHLVKIMRSSPSLRVLNVTGNEIGDIGVELLCKELPNSNSLTELHIWDCGLSVKGVICIKTLLMENKKLEILNIGDNQIGNQGVSAVCEVLHNNTNLTKLRMDGCGISVEGVICIKTLLMGNKKLEILNIGRNQIGSEGVSAVCEGLHNNTNLTKLSMNWCGISVEGVICIKTLLMENKKLEILNIGDNQIGNQGVSAVCEVLHNNTNLTKLRMNWCGISVEGAICIKTLLMENKTITFLNIWGNKIQDEGAVVISQGLRWNHTLTTLWIYSCGLSVEGSCVVLQAAVDNTVCQFVSVDSDHDSDDQVKQLLTILEERKRQVERNNKSEDDHSTRDQEDVTRTTDDHHGNTSTKLQDNI